The Natronincola ferrireducens genome includes a window with the following:
- the dcuS gene encoding DcuS/MalK family sensor histidine kinase — MTSIKNMRLVIKIILLSLIITISSVLISIGLTTKFAKQTIQNETEKNVLNISRTVARIPSIVDAFETEDPASIIQPIVENIRKAAENVEFIVVTNLEGIRYSHPNPFRIGSRFVGGDEEGVLLEGKEYISMGEGTLGLSTRAFTPIYNSQNQRIGMVSVGILNQQIYEQNAQLNNYIHLAIFLGVLFGFLCSILLARSIKYSLMGLEPSEIAKLFKERNAILETVKEGIIAIDANGSITLINSSAKKTLAFPENDTVGKSIEKIIPYTDMIKVLESCRPIYDEDRKIHGINVMMNIVPILDNDNPIGAIASFRDKSEITALAEELTGFKMLVDSLRANTHEFMNKLHVILGLIQLKDYKEAEKYIINLTTSHQEIISFMVKNIKDTSVAALLLGKYSSAKELGIDMNIHSSSYLEKLPSHIPSSLMVTIIGNLLENSFDAVKDQSEKKQVDCLIKEKKNQIIISIKDNGYGIDSLHKNFIFQKGYTTKKDGRGVGLYLVKQNVDSLEGSIHFKAQRSKGTHIVIKIPRTR; from the coding sequence ATGACATCTATTAAAAATATGAGGCTTGTAATTAAAATTATATTGCTGTCTTTAATTATTACAATATCATCTGTATTAATTTCCATCGGCTTAACTACCAAATTTGCAAAACAGACAATTCAAAATGAAACGGAAAAAAATGTATTAAATATAAGCAGGACGGTGGCACGAATTCCTAGTATTGTTGATGCCTTTGAAACAGAGGACCCAGCTTCGATTATTCAACCCATAGTAGAAAATATCCGCAAAGCTGCAGAAAATGTTGAATTTATTGTTGTCACCAATTTAGAAGGAATTCGTTATTCCCATCCTAATCCTTTTAGAATAGGCTCCCGCTTTGTAGGAGGAGATGAAGAAGGGGTGTTGCTGGAGGGAAAAGAATATATATCCATGGGGGAAGGTACTTTAGGTTTGTCTACGAGAGCCTTTACTCCCATATATAATTCACAAAATCAAAGGATAGGAATGGTGTCGGTTGGTATATTGAATCAGCAAATTTATGAACAAAATGCCCAACTAAATAATTATATTCATTTAGCTATATTTCTAGGTGTTCTATTTGGTTTTCTCTGCTCCATATTATTGGCTAGAAGTATTAAATACAGTCTTATGGGATTGGAACCCAGTGAGATTGCTAAATTATTTAAAGAACGAAATGCTATACTTGAAACCGTAAAGGAAGGTATTATTGCCATCGATGCCAATGGTAGTATAACCCTCATAAATTCATCGGCAAAAAAAACTTTAGCCTTCCCAGAGAATGATACTGTTGGCAAATCTATAGAAAAAATAATTCCCTATACTGATATGATAAAGGTTTTAGAATCCTGTAGACCTATCTATGATGAAGACAGAAAAATACATGGTATAAATGTTATGATGAATATTGTGCCAATCTTGGACAACGATAACCCTATAGGTGCCATTGCCAGTTTTCGAGACAAAAGTGAGATAACAGCTTTAGCAGAAGAGTTAACAGGGTTTAAAATGTTAGTAGATTCTTTAAGGGCCAATACCCATGAGTTTATGAACAAGCTACATGTAATTTTAGGCCTTATTCAATTAAAAGATTATAAAGAAGCAGAAAAATACATAATAAATCTAACAACAAGTCACCAAGAAATCATTAGTTTTATGGTGAAAAATATCAAAGATACCAGTGTGGCAGCATTATTATTGGGTAAGTATAGTTCTGCCAAAGAATTGGGAATAGATATGAATATCCATTCCTCCAGTTATTTAGAGAAGTTGCCAAGTCATATTCCCAGTAGTCTTATGGTAACAATTATAGGGAATCTTTTGGAAAATTCCTTTGATGCTGTTAAAGATCAGTCAGAAAAAAAACAGGTAGATTGCTTAATTAAGGAAAAGAAAAATCAAATCATTATTAGTATTAAGGATAATGGCTATGGCATTGATTCTCTTCATAAAAACTTTATCTTCCAAAAG